A stretch of the Channa argus isolate prfri chromosome 9, Channa argus male v1.0, whole genome shotgun sequence genome encodes the following:
- the LOC137132394 gene encoding NADH-ubiquinone oxidoreductase 75 kDa subunit, mitochondrial-like isoform X5, translating into MQIPRFCYHERLSVAGNCRMCLVEIEKVPKPVAACAMPVMKGWNILTNSDKTRKAREGVMEFLLANHPLDCPICDQGGECDLQDQSMQFGSDRSRFMEGKRAVEDKNIGPLIKTIMTRCIQCTRCVRFASEIAGVEDLGTTGRGNDLQIGTYVEKMFLSELSGNIIDICPVGALTSKPYAFTARPWETRKTESIDILDAVGSNIVLSTRGGEVMRILPRLNEDINEEWISDKTRFAYDGLKRQRLTQPMVKNESGQLVPTSWEDALTCVAGALQGVKGSDVAAVVGGLVDAEALIALKDLLNRLNSDNLCTEEVFPMSGAGSDLRSNYLLNTGIAGIEEADLLLLIGTNPRYEAPLFNARIRKSWLHNELQVALVGKEVDLSYTYDHLGESPKVLQEISSGTHPFSQVLAKAKHPVIVVGSSCLQRKDGGAIMANVSTIAQNLLSRGVEKTWKVLNVLHRVASQVAALDIGYKPGVDPIRKNPPKVLFLLGADAGCITRQDLPQQCIIIYQGHHGDVGAPMADIILPGAAYTEKCSTYVNIEGRAQQTRVAVTPPGMAREDWKIIRAISELAGVTLPYDTLDKVRDRLAEVSPNLVRYDDVEEANYSKQANELSKAVNQAFLMEPLVPQQLTVKDFYMTDPISRASQTMAKCVKAVIEGAQAVEEPAIC; encoded by the exons ATGCAGATTCCTCGCTTCTGCTACCATGAGCGGCTGTCAGTTGCTGGAAACTGTCGCATGTGCCTTGTCGAGATAGAGAAAGTTCCTAAA CCAGTAGCAGCTTGTGCTATGCCTGTCATGAAGGGCTGGAACATTTTAACCAACTCCGACAAAACAAGAAAGGCCAG GGAGGGTGTGATGGAGTTCCTGTTGGCTAACCACCCACTAGATTGTCCAATTTGTGATCAAGGGGGAGAATGTGATCTACAG GATCAATCTATGCAGTTTGGCAGTGACAGGAGCCGCTTTATGGAGGGCAAGAGAGCAGTGGAAGACAAAAACATTGGCCCTCTCATCAAAACTATTATGACGCGCTGTATCCAGTGCACACGTTGTGTGCG CTTTGCCAGTGAGATTGCAGGTGTGGAGGACCTGGGCACCACTGGCAGAGGCAATGATCTCCAGATTGGGACTTATGTGGAAAAGATGTTCTTGTCAGAGTTGTCTGGAAATATTATCGATATATGCCCAGTGGGAGCACTAACATCTAAACCATATGCATTCACTGCTCGCCCATGGGAGACCAG GAAGACTGAATCCATTGATATTCTGGATGCTGTGGGTAGTAACATTGTGTTGAGTACTCGTGGTGGTGAGGTGATGAGAATTCTGCCCCGTCTTAATGAGGACATTAATGAGGAGTGGATCTCAGACAAAACCAG GTTTGCCTATGATGGACTTAAGAGGCAAAGGCTTACTCAGCCAATGGTGAAAAATGAGTCTGGACAGTTGGTTCCCACATCTTGGGAAGATGCGCTGACTTGTGTCGCTGGAGCA CTGCAAGGAGTTAAAGGAAGTGATGTAGCTGCTGTTGTTGGAGGGTTGGTGGATGCAGAGGCTCTAATTGCCCTAAAGGACTTGCTGAACCGTTTAAATAGTGACAACCTGTGCACTGAGGAGGTGTTCCCCATGTCTGGAGCTGG GTCTGATCTGCGTTCAAACTATCTTCTAAATACTGGCATTGCTGGCATTGAAGAAGCTGACTTGCTGCTTCTGATTGGCACTAACCCACGCTATGAGGCTCCTCTTTTTAATGCAAGAATCAGAAAGAG tTGGCTTCACAATGAGTTGCAAGTGGCTCTAGTAGGAAAGGAAGTGGACTTAAGTTACACCTATGACCATCTTGGAGAGTCTCCTAAGGTTCTTCAAGAAATTTCATCTGGAACTCACCCATTCTCTCAG GTCTTGGCTAAAGCTAAGCATCCTGTTATTGTGGTTGGAAGCAGTTGTCTGCAGAGAAAGGATGGAGGTGCCATAATGGCAAATGTGTCAACTATTGCTCAGAATTTGCTCAGCCGTGGAGTGGAGAAAACCTGGAAGGTCCTTAATGTGCTTCACAG GGTTGCCAGTCAAGTGGCTGCACTTGATATTGGGTACAAGCCAGGAGTGGATCCTATCAGGAAGAACCCACCCAAAGTTCTGTTTCTACTAGGAGCTGATGCTGGCTGCATTACTCGCCAAGACCTCCCTCAGCAATGCATTATAATTTATCAAG GTCACCATGGGGATGTTGGTGCTCCAATGGCTGATATTATACTCCCTGGAGCTGCATATACTGAGAAATGTAGCACCTATGTGAACATTGAGGGCCGTGCCCAGCAAACCAGAGTGGCAGTGACTCCTCCAGGCATGGCCAGGGAGGACTGGAAGATCATCAGAGCAATTTCTGAG CTTGCTGGAGTGACTTTGCCCTATGATACTCTTGATAAAGTGCGTGATAGACTGGCAGAGGTTTCCCCAAATCTTGTGCGATATGATGACGTTGAGGAGGCCAACTACTCTAAGCAGGCTAATGAACTGTCTAAG GCAGTGAACCAGGCTTTCCTTATGGAACCTTTAGTCCCTCAACAGCTTACTGTGAAAGACTTCTATATGACGG ATCCAATAAGCAGAGCTTCCCAGACAATGGCCAAATGTGTGAAAGCTGTCATAGAGGGAGCACAAGCTGTGGAGGAGCCAGCCATATGCTAA
- the LOC137132394 gene encoding NADH-ubiquinone oxidoreductase 75 kDa subunit, mitochondrial-like isoform X3 translates to MDYRQDYRFASFQAHTAATTTAAANNLLEVFVDGKPVTVEPGTTVLQACEKAGMQIPRFCYHERLSVAGNCRMCLVEIEKVPKPVAACAMPVMKGWNILTNSDKTRKAREGVMEFLLANHPLDCPICDQGGECDLQDQSMQFGSDRSRFMEGKRAVEDKNIGPLIKTIMTRCIQCTRCVRFASEIAGVEDLGTTGRGNDLQIGTYVEKMFLSELSGNIIDICPVGALTSKPYAFTARPWETRKTESIDILDAVGSNIVLSTRGGEVMRILPRLNEDINEEWISDKTRFAYDGLKRQRLTQPMVKNESGQLVPTSWEDALTCVAGALQGVKGSDVAAVVGGLVDAEALIALKDLLNRLNSDNLCTEEVFPMSGAGSDLRSNYLLNTGIAGIEEADLLLLIGTNPRYEAPLFNARIRKSWLHNELQVALVGKEVDLSYTYDHLGESPKVLQEISSGTHPFSQVLAKAKHPVIVVGSSCLQRKDGGAIMANVSTIAQNLLSRGVEKTWKVLNVLHRVASQVAALDIGYKPGVDPIRKNPPKVLFLLGADAGCITRQDLPQQCIIIYQGHHGDVGAPMADIILPGAAYTEKCSTYVNIEGRAQQTRVAVTPPGMAREDWKIIRAISELAGVTLPYDTLDKVRDRLAEVSPNLVRYDDVEEANYSKQANELSKAVNQAFLMEPLVPQQLTVKDFYMTDPISRASQTMAKCVKAVIEGAQAVEEPAIC, encoded by the exons ATGGATTACAGGCAGGATTACAGATTTGCCAGCTTCCAAG CTCACACTGCAGCTACAACCACAGCAGCTGCCAATAACCTCCTGGAGGTGTTTGTGGATGGGAAGCCTGTCACAGTGGAACCAGGAACCACTGTGTTGCAG GCATGTGAAAAGGCAGGCATGCAGATTCCTCGCTTCTGCTACCATGAGCGGCTGTCAGTTGCTGGAAACTGTCGCATGTGCCTTGTCGAGATAGAGAAAGTTCCTAAA CCAGTAGCAGCTTGTGCTATGCCTGTCATGAAGGGCTGGAACATTTTAACCAACTCCGACAAAACAAGAAAGGCCAG GGAGGGTGTGATGGAGTTCCTGTTGGCTAACCACCCACTAGATTGTCCAATTTGTGATCAAGGGGGAGAATGTGATCTACAG GATCAATCTATGCAGTTTGGCAGTGACAGGAGCCGCTTTATGGAGGGCAAGAGAGCAGTGGAAGACAAAAACATTGGCCCTCTCATCAAAACTATTATGACGCGCTGTATCCAGTGCACACGTTGTGTGCG CTTTGCCAGTGAGATTGCAGGTGTGGAGGACCTGGGCACCACTGGCAGAGGCAATGATCTCCAGATTGGGACTTATGTGGAAAAGATGTTCTTGTCAGAGTTGTCTGGAAATATTATCGATATATGCCCAGTGGGAGCACTAACATCTAAACCATATGCATTCACTGCTCGCCCATGGGAGACCAG GAAGACTGAATCCATTGATATTCTGGATGCTGTGGGTAGTAACATTGTGTTGAGTACTCGTGGTGGTGAGGTGATGAGAATTCTGCCCCGTCTTAATGAGGACATTAATGAGGAGTGGATCTCAGACAAAACCAG GTTTGCCTATGATGGACTTAAGAGGCAAAGGCTTACTCAGCCAATGGTGAAAAATGAGTCTGGACAGTTGGTTCCCACATCTTGGGAAGATGCGCTGACTTGTGTCGCTGGAGCA CTGCAAGGAGTTAAAGGAAGTGATGTAGCTGCTGTTGTTGGAGGGTTGGTGGATGCAGAGGCTCTAATTGCCCTAAAGGACTTGCTGAACCGTTTAAATAGTGACAACCTGTGCACTGAGGAGGTGTTCCCCATGTCTGGAGCTGG GTCTGATCTGCGTTCAAACTATCTTCTAAATACTGGCATTGCTGGCATTGAAGAAGCTGACTTGCTGCTTCTGATTGGCACTAACCCACGCTATGAGGCTCCTCTTTTTAATGCAAGAATCAGAAAGAG tTGGCTTCACAATGAGTTGCAAGTGGCTCTAGTAGGAAAGGAAGTGGACTTAAGTTACACCTATGACCATCTTGGAGAGTCTCCTAAGGTTCTTCAAGAAATTTCATCTGGAACTCACCCATTCTCTCAG GTCTTGGCTAAAGCTAAGCATCCTGTTATTGTGGTTGGAAGCAGTTGTCTGCAGAGAAAGGATGGAGGTGCCATAATGGCAAATGTGTCAACTATTGCTCAGAATTTGCTCAGCCGTGGAGTGGAGAAAACCTGGAAGGTCCTTAATGTGCTTCACAG GGTTGCCAGTCAAGTGGCTGCACTTGATATTGGGTACAAGCCAGGAGTGGATCCTATCAGGAAGAACCCACCCAAAGTTCTGTTTCTACTAGGAGCTGATGCTGGCTGCATTACTCGCCAAGACCTCCCTCAGCAATGCATTATAATTTATCAAG GTCACCATGGGGATGTTGGTGCTCCAATGGCTGATATTATACTCCCTGGAGCTGCATATACTGAGAAATGTAGCACCTATGTGAACATTGAGGGCCGTGCCCAGCAAACCAGAGTGGCAGTGACTCCTCCAGGCATGGCCAGGGAGGACTGGAAGATCATCAGAGCAATTTCTGAG CTTGCTGGAGTGACTTTGCCCTATGATACTCTTGATAAAGTGCGTGATAGACTGGCAGAGGTTTCCCCAAATCTTGTGCGATATGATGACGTTGAGGAGGCCAACTACTCTAAGCAGGCTAATGAACTGTCTAAG GCAGTGAACCAGGCTTTCCTTATGGAACCTTTAGTCCCTCAACAGCTTACTGTGAAAGACTTCTATATGACGG ATCCAATAAGCAGAGCTTCCCAGACAATGGCCAAATGTGTGAAAGCTGTCATAGAGGGAGCACAAGCTGTGGAGGAGCCAGCCATATGCTAA
- the LOC137132394 gene encoding NADH-ubiquinone oxidoreductase 75 kDa subunit, mitochondrial-like isoform X4, giving the protein MACEKAGMQIPRFCYHERLSVAGNCRMCLVEIEKVPKPVAACAMPVMKGWNILTNSDKTRKAREGVMEFLLANHPLDCPICDQGGECDLQDQSMQFGSDRSRFMEGKRAVEDKNIGPLIKTIMTRCIQCTRCVRFASEIAGVEDLGTTGRGNDLQIGTYVEKMFLSELSGNIIDICPVGALTSKPYAFTARPWETRKTESIDILDAVGSNIVLSTRGGEVMRILPRLNEDINEEWISDKTRFAYDGLKRQRLTQPMVKNESGQLVPTSWEDALTCVAGALQGVKGSDVAAVVGGLVDAEALIALKDLLNRLNSDNLCTEEVFPMSGAGSDLRSNYLLNTGIAGIEEADLLLLIGTNPRYEAPLFNARIRKSWLHNELQVALVGKEVDLSYTYDHLGESPKVLQEISSGTHPFSQVLAKAKHPVIVVGSSCLQRKDGGAIMANVSTIAQNLLSRGVEKTWKVLNVLHRVASQVAALDIGYKPGVDPIRKNPPKVLFLLGADAGCITRQDLPQQCIIIYQGHHGDVGAPMADIILPGAAYTEKCSTYVNIEGRAQQTRVAVTPPGMAREDWKIIRAISELAGVTLPYDTLDKVRDRLAEVSPNLVRYDDVEEANYSKQANELSKAVNQAFLMEPLVPQQLTVKDFYMTDPISRASQTMAKCVKAVIEGAQAVEEPAIC; this is encoded by the exons ATG GCATGTGAAAAGGCAGGCATGCAGATTCCTCGCTTCTGCTACCATGAGCGGCTGTCAGTTGCTGGAAACTGTCGCATGTGCCTTGTCGAGATAGAGAAAGTTCCTAAA CCAGTAGCAGCTTGTGCTATGCCTGTCATGAAGGGCTGGAACATTTTAACCAACTCCGACAAAACAAGAAAGGCCAG GGAGGGTGTGATGGAGTTCCTGTTGGCTAACCACCCACTAGATTGTCCAATTTGTGATCAAGGGGGAGAATGTGATCTACAG GATCAATCTATGCAGTTTGGCAGTGACAGGAGCCGCTTTATGGAGGGCAAGAGAGCAGTGGAAGACAAAAACATTGGCCCTCTCATCAAAACTATTATGACGCGCTGTATCCAGTGCACACGTTGTGTGCG CTTTGCCAGTGAGATTGCAGGTGTGGAGGACCTGGGCACCACTGGCAGAGGCAATGATCTCCAGATTGGGACTTATGTGGAAAAGATGTTCTTGTCAGAGTTGTCTGGAAATATTATCGATATATGCCCAGTGGGAGCACTAACATCTAAACCATATGCATTCACTGCTCGCCCATGGGAGACCAG GAAGACTGAATCCATTGATATTCTGGATGCTGTGGGTAGTAACATTGTGTTGAGTACTCGTGGTGGTGAGGTGATGAGAATTCTGCCCCGTCTTAATGAGGACATTAATGAGGAGTGGATCTCAGACAAAACCAG GTTTGCCTATGATGGACTTAAGAGGCAAAGGCTTACTCAGCCAATGGTGAAAAATGAGTCTGGACAGTTGGTTCCCACATCTTGGGAAGATGCGCTGACTTGTGTCGCTGGAGCA CTGCAAGGAGTTAAAGGAAGTGATGTAGCTGCTGTTGTTGGAGGGTTGGTGGATGCAGAGGCTCTAATTGCCCTAAAGGACTTGCTGAACCGTTTAAATAGTGACAACCTGTGCACTGAGGAGGTGTTCCCCATGTCTGGAGCTGG GTCTGATCTGCGTTCAAACTATCTTCTAAATACTGGCATTGCTGGCATTGAAGAAGCTGACTTGCTGCTTCTGATTGGCACTAACCCACGCTATGAGGCTCCTCTTTTTAATGCAAGAATCAGAAAGAG tTGGCTTCACAATGAGTTGCAAGTGGCTCTAGTAGGAAAGGAAGTGGACTTAAGTTACACCTATGACCATCTTGGAGAGTCTCCTAAGGTTCTTCAAGAAATTTCATCTGGAACTCACCCATTCTCTCAG GTCTTGGCTAAAGCTAAGCATCCTGTTATTGTGGTTGGAAGCAGTTGTCTGCAGAGAAAGGATGGAGGTGCCATAATGGCAAATGTGTCAACTATTGCTCAGAATTTGCTCAGCCGTGGAGTGGAGAAAACCTGGAAGGTCCTTAATGTGCTTCACAG GGTTGCCAGTCAAGTGGCTGCACTTGATATTGGGTACAAGCCAGGAGTGGATCCTATCAGGAAGAACCCACCCAAAGTTCTGTTTCTACTAGGAGCTGATGCTGGCTGCATTACTCGCCAAGACCTCCCTCAGCAATGCATTATAATTTATCAAG GTCACCATGGGGATGTTGGTGCTCCAATGGCTGATATTATACTCCCTGGAGCTGCATATACTGAGAAATGTAGCACCTATGTGAACATTGAGGGCCGTGCCCAGCAAACCAGAGTGGCAGTGACTCCTCCAGGCATGGCCAGGGAGGACTGGAAGATCATCAGAGCAATTTCTGAG CTTGCTGGAGTGACTTTGCCCTATGATACTCTTGATAAAGTGCGTGATAGACTGGCAGAGGTTTCCCCAAATCTTGTGCGATATGATGACGTTGAGGAGGCCAACTACTCTAAGCAGGCTAATGAACTGTCTAAG GCAGTGAACCAGGCTTTCCTTATGGAACCTTTAGTCCCTCAACAGCTTACTGTGAAAGACTTCTATATGACGG ATCCAATAAGCAGAGCTTCCCAGACAATGGCCAAATGTGTGAAAGCTGTCATAGAGGGAGCACAAGCTGTGGAGGAGCCAGCCATATGCTAA
- the LOC137132394 gene encoding NADH-ubiquinone oxidoreductase 75 kDa subunit, mitochondrial-like isoform X6, with protein MEFLLANHPLDCPICDQGGECDLQDQSMQFGSDRSRFMEGKRAVEDKNIGPLIKTIMTRCIQCTRCVRFASEIAGVEDLGTTGRGNDLQIGTYVEKMFLSELSGNIIDICPVGALTSKPYAFTARPWETRKTESIDILDAVGSNIVLSTRGGEVMRILPRLNEDINEEWISDKTRFAYDGLKRQRLTQPMVKNESGQLVPTSWEDALTCVAGALQGVKGSDVAAVVGGLVDAEALIALKDLLNRLNSDNLCTEEVFPMSGAGSDLRSNYLLNTGIAGIEEADLLLLIGTNPRYEAPLFNARIRKSWLHNELQVALVGKEVDLSYTYDHLGESPKVLQEISSGTHPFSQVLAKAKHPVIVVGSSCLQRKDGGAIMANVSTIAQNLLSRGVEKTWKVLNVLHRVASQVAALDIGYKPGVDPIRKNPPKVLFLLGADAGCITRQDLPQQCIIIYQGHHGDVGAPMADIILPGAAYTEKCSTYVNIEGRAQQTRVAVTPPGMAREDWKIIRAISELAGVTLPYDTLDKVRDRLAEVSPNLVRYDDVEEANYSKQANELSKAVNQAFLMEPLVPQQLTVKDFYMTDPISRASQTMAKCVKAVIEGAQAVEEPAIC; from the exons ATGGAGTTCCTGTTGGCTAACCACCCACTAGATTGTCCAATTTGTGATCAAGGGGGAGAATGTGATCTACAG GATCAATCTATGCAGTTTGGCAGTGACAGGAGCCGCTTTATGGAGGGCAAGAGAGCAGTGGAAGACAAAAACATTGGCCCTCTCATCAAAACTATTATGACGCGCTGTATCCAGTGCACACGTTGTGTGCG CTTTGCCAGTGAGATTGCAGGTGTGGAGGACCTGGGCACCACTGGCAGAGGCAATGATCTCCAGATTGGGACTTATGTGGAAAAGATGTTCTTGTCAGAGTTGTCTGGAAATATTATCGATATATGCCCAGTGGGAGCACTAACATCTAAACCATATGCATTCACTGCTCGCCCATGGGAGACCAG GAAGACTGAATCCATTGATATTCTGGATGCTGTGGGTAGTAACATTGTGTTGAGTACTCGTGGTGGTGAGGTGATGAGAATTCTGCCCCGTCTTAATGAGGACATTAATGAGGAGTGGATCTCAGACAAAACCAG GTTTGCCTATGATGGACTTAAGAGGCAAAGGCTTACTCAGCCAATGGTGAAAAATGAGTCTGGACAGTTGGTTCCCACATCTTGGGAAGATGCGCTGACTTGTGTCGCTGGAGCA CTGCAAGGAGTTAAAGGAAGTGATGTAGCTGCTGTTGTTGGAGGGTTGGTGGATGCAGAGGCTCTAATTGCCCTAAAGGACTTGCTGAACCGTTTAAATAGTGACAACCTGTGCACTGAGGAGGTGTTCCCCATGTCTGGAGCTGG GTCTGATCTGCGTTCAAACTATCTTCTAAATACTGGCATTGCTGGCATTGAAGAAGCTGACTTGCTGCTTCTGATTGGCACTAACCCACGCTATGAGGCTCCTCTTTTTAATGCAAGAATCAGAAAGAG tTGGCTTCACAATGAGTTGCAAGTGGCTCTAGTAGGAAAGGAAGTGGACTTAAGTTACACCTATGACCATCTTGGAGAGTCTCCTAAGGTTCTTCAAGAAATTTCATCTGGAACTCACCCATTCTCTCAG GTCTTGGCTAAAGCTAAGCATCCTGTTATTGTGGTTGGAAGCAGTTGTCTGCAGAGAAAGGATGGAGGTGCCATAATGGCAAATGTGTCAACTATTGCTCAGAATTTGCTCAGCCGTGGAGTGGAGAAAACCTGGAAGGTCCTTAATGTGCTTCACAG GGTTGCCAGTCAAGTGGCTGCACTTGATATTGGGTACAAGCCAGGAGTGGATCCTATCAGGAAGAACCCACCCAAAGTTCTGTTTCTACTAGGAGCTGATGCTGGCTGCATTACTCGCCAAGACCTCCCTCAGCAATGCATTATAATTTATCAAG GTCACCATGGGGATGTTGGTGCTCCAATGGCTGATATTATACTCCCTGGAGCTGCATATACTGAGAAATGTAGCACCTATGTGAACATTGAGGGCCGTGCCCAGCAAACCAGAGTGGCAGTGACTCCTCCAGGCATGGCCAGGGAGGACTGGAAGATCATCAGAGCAATTTCTGAG CTTGCTGGAGTGACTTTGCCCTATGATACTCTTGATAAAGTGCGTGATAGACTGGCAGAGGTTTCCCCAAATCTTGTGCGATATGATGACGTTGAGGAGGCCAACTACTCTAAGCAGGCTAATGAACTGTCTAAG GCAGTGAACCAGGCTTTCCTTATGGAACCTTTAGTCCCTCAACAGCTTACTGTGAAAGACTTCTATATGACGG ATCCAATAAGCAGAGCTTCCCAGACAATGGCCAAATGTGTGAAAGCTGTCATAGAGGGAGCACAAGCTGTGGAGGAGCCAGCCATATGCTAA
- the LOC137132394 gene encoding NADH-ubiquinone oxidoreductase 75 kDa subunit, mitochondrial-like isoform X2: MLRLPVVRRTIIPAAVTRGGAAAANHAHTAATTTAAANNLLEVFVDGKPVTVEPGTTVLQACEKAGMQIPRFCYHERLSVAGNCRMCLVEIEKVPKPVAACAMPVMKGWNILTNSDKTRKAREGVMEFLLANHPLDCPICDQGGECDLQDQSMQFGSDRSRFMEGKRAVEDKNIGPLIKTIMTRCIQCTRCVRFASEIAGVEDLGTTGRGNDLQIGTYVEKMFLSELSGNIIDICPVGALTSKPYAFTARPWETRKTESIDILDAVGSNIVLSTRGGEVMRILPRLNEDINEEWISDKTRFAYDGLKRQRLTQPMVKNESGQLVPTSWEDALTCVAGALQGVKGSDVAAVVGGLVDAEALIALKDLLNRLNSDNLCTEEVFPMSGAGSDLRSNYLLNTGIAGIEEADLLLLIGTNPRYEAPLFNARIRKSWLHNELQVALVGKEVDLSYTYDHLGESPKVLQEISSGTHPFSQVLAKAKHPVIVVGSSCLQRKDGGAIMANVSTIAQNLLSRGVEKTWKVLNVLHRVASQVAALDIGYKPGVDPIRKNPPKVLFLLGADAGCITRQDLPQQCIIIYQGHHGDVGAPMADIILPGAAYTEKCSTYVNIEGRAQQTRVAVTPPGMAREDWKIIRAISELAGVTLPYDTLDKVRDRLAEVSPNLVRYDDVEEANYSKQANELSKAVNQAFLMEPLVPQQLTVKDFYMTDPISRASQTMAKCVKAVIEGAQAVEEPAIC; encoded by the exons ATGTTGCGTTTGCCTGTTGTTCGCCGGACTATCATTCCAGCAGCTGTcaccagaggaggagctgcGGCAGCTAACCATG CTCACACTGCAGCTACAACCACAGCAGCTGCCAATAACCTCCTGGAGGTGTTTGTGGATGGGAAGCCTGTCACAGTGGAACCAGGAACCACTGTGTTGCAG GCATGTGAAAAGGCAGGCATGCAGATTCCTCGCTTCTGCTACCATGAGCGGCTGTCAGTTGCTGGAAACTGTCGCATGTGCCTTGTCGAGATAGAGAAAGTTCCTAAA CCAGTAGCAGCTTGTGCTATGCCTGTCATGAAGGGCTGGAACATTTTAACCAACTCCGACAAAACAAGAAAGGCCAG GGAGGGTGTGATGGAGTTCCTGTTGGCTAACCACCCACTAGATTGTCCAATTTGTGATCAAGGGGGAGAATGTGATCTACAG GATCAATCTATGCAGTTTGGCAGTGACAGGAGCCGCTTTATGGAGGGCAAGAGAGCAGTGGAAGACAAAAACATTGGCCCTCTCATCAAAACTATTATGACGCGCTGTATCCAGTGCACACGTTGTGTGCG CTTTGCCAGTGAGATTGCAGGTGTGGAGGACCTGGGCACCACTGGCAGAGGCAATGATCTCCAGATTGGGACTTATGTGGAAAAGATGTTCTTGTCAGAGTTGTCTGGAAATATTATCGATATATGCCCAGTGGGAGCACTAACATCTAAACCATATGCATTCACTGCTCGCCCATGGGAGACCAG GAAGACTGAATCCATTGATATTCTGGATGCTGTGGGTAGTAACATTGTGTTGAGTACTCGTGGTGGTGAGGTGATGAGAATTCTGCCCCGTCTTAATGAGGACATTAATGAGGAGTGGATCTCAGACAAAACCAG GTTTGCCTATGATGGACTTAAGAGGCAAAGGCTTACTCAGCCAATGGTGAAAAATGAGTCTGGACAGTTGGTTCCCACATCTTGGGAAGATGCGCTGACTTGTGTCGCTGGAGCA CTGCAAGGAGTTAAAGGAAGTGATGTAGCTGCTGTTGTTGGAGGGTTGGTGGATGCAGAGGCTCTAATTGCCCTAAAGGACTTGCTGAACCGTTTAAATAGTGACAACCTGTGCACTGAGGAGGTGTTCCCCATGTCTGGAGCTGG GTCTGATCTGCGTTCAAACTATCTTCTAAATACTGGCATTGCTGGCATTGAAGAAGCTGACTTGCTGCTTCTGATTGGCACTAACCCACGCTATGAGGCTCCTCTTTTTAATGCAAGAATCAGAAAGAG tTGGCTTCACAATGAGTTGCAAGTGGCTCTAGTAGGAAAGGAAGTGGACTTAAGTTACACCTATGACCATCTTGGAGAGTCTCCTAAGGTTCTTCAAGAAATTTCATCTGGAACTCACCCATTCTCTCAG GTCTTGGCTAAAGCTAAGCATCCTGTTATTGTGGTTGGAAGCAGTTGTCTGCAGAGAAAGGATGGAGGTGCCATAATGGCAAATGTGTCAACTATTGCTCAGAATTTGCTCAGCCGTGGAGTGGAGAAAACCTGGAAGGTCCTTAATGTGCTTCACAG GGTTGCCAGTCAAGTGGCTGCACTTGATATTGGGTACAAGCCAGGAGTGGATCCTATCAGGAAGAACCCACCCAAAGTTCTGTTTCTACTAGGAGCTGATGCTGGCTGCATTACTCGCCAAGACCTCCCTCAGCAATGCATTATAATTTATCAAG GTCACCATGGGGATGTTGGTGCTCCAATGGCTGATATTATACTCCCTGGAGCTGCATATACTGAGAAATGTAGCACCTATGTGAACATTGAGGGCCGTGCCCAGCAAACCAGAGTGGCAGTGACTCCTCCAGGCATGGCCAGGGAGGACTGGAAGATCATCAGAGCAATTTCTGAG CTTGCTGGAGTGACTTTGCCCTATGATACTCTTGATAAAGTGCGTGATAGACTGGCAGAGGTTTCCCCAAATCTTGTGCGATATGATGACGTTGAGGAGGCCAACTACTCTAAGCAGGCTAATGAACTGTCTAAG GCAGTGAACCAGGCTTTCCTTATGGAACCTTTAGTCCCTCAACAGCTTACTGTGAAAGACTTCTATATGACGG ATCCAATAAGCAGAGCTTCCCAGACAATGGCCAAATGTGTGAAAGCTGTCATAGAGGGAGCACAAGCTGTGGAGGAGCCAGCCATATGCTAA